From Dendropsophus ebraccatus isolate aDenEbr1 chromosome 2, aDenEbr1.pat, whole genome shotgun sequence, a single genomic window includes:
- the EXOSC4 gene encoding exosome complex component RRP41, protein MAGLELLSDQGYRVDGRKAGELRKIQARMGVFAQADGSAYIEQGNTKALAVVYGPHEIRGSRAKTLHDRAVVNCQYSMATFSTGERKRRPHGDRKSTEMTLHLKQTFEAAILTQLYPRSQIDIYVQILQADGGNYCTCVNAATLAVIDAGIPMRDYVCASSAGFIEDTPLADLSYVEESAGGPQLALALLPKSEQIALLEMNSRLHEDHLERVIDAASKACKDVYAVLEQVVRDHLQEVSALVGDRGSA, encoded by the exons ATGGCCGGGCTGGAGCTGCTGTCGGATCAGGGATACCGGGTGGACGGACGGAAGGCCGGGGAGCTGCGTAAGATCCAGGCCCGGATGGGAGTGTTCGCTCAGGCCGACGGCTCGGCTTATATCGAGCAGGGGAACACCAAGGCGCTGGCTGTGGTGTACGGGCCCCATGAG ATTCGAGGATCTCGTGCCAAAACCCTCCATGACCGTGCAGTGGTGAACTGCCAGTACAGTATGGCCACCTTCAGCACCGGGGAACGGAAACGCCGGCCACACGGAGACCGCAAATCCACCGAGATGACCCTGCACCTGAAACAGACATTCGAAGCTGCCATCCTCACCCAGCTGTACCCACGCTCCCAGATAGATATCTATGTACAG ATCCTTCAAGCAGATGGTGGCAATTACTGCacgtgtgtgaatgcagccacccTGGCGGTGATTGATGCCGGCATACCCATGCGGGACTATGTGTGTGCCAGCTCGGCCGGATTCATCGAGGACACACCGCTGGCAGATCTCAGTTACGTGGAGGAGTCGGCAGGAGGACCCCAGTTGGCTTTAGCTCTGTTACCCAAATCTGAGCAGATTGCATTGTTGGAGATGAACTCGCGGCTGCACGAGGATCACCTGGAGCGGGTGATTGATGCAGCCAGCAAGGCCTGTAAGGACGTGTACGCTGTGCTGGAGCAGGTGGTGCGAGACCATTTACAGGAGGTCTCCGCACTGGTcggggatcgggggtctgcataG